ATGTTGCCGAACACCCACCCGCTGATCCCGCGGGTCAGCTTCATCTCGTATGGCTGGTACCCGGGCAGGGTCAGCCGGACGTCGTGGTGGTCCTTGCGCGAAAGGCTCAGCGAAACCGGCGTGACGCCCATCTGCTGGTTGTCGACGAACACCGTCGCACCGCTGGGGGTGCTGGAGAACGAGACGTTCTGCTTGCTGCCGTTGATGATGGTGCCGCAGGCAGCGGAGGCCAGAAGGGTGATCCCGGCGGCGGTGCGAAGGGCGAAGCGGTTGAACAAGGGTCCTCCAGGTAGAGAAGGGGTAGATCCGCCGAACCGGCGGAAGGGTGGGGCACCACGGGCCCAGGCGGCGGAGCGAGCCGCCGTCAGAATGCGTAGCCGACGGAAAAGCGCAGGGTGGGCAGGGCCAGCTGGGCGCCCGCGGCTTCCACGGTGAAGAACAGGCGTTTGCCGTCCGGTCGGCGACGGACGATGGGGTGCTCAACGAGCGCCCGGCGGAAATCAGGACAGCGGGTCGCGCTTTCGTCGCCCGACGCACCGGGCTTGGCGTGCAGTCCGCGAAGGCGGACTTCGTGACGTTCCAGGCGCGGTTTCAACCGCCGGAGGGAGGCCGGGACCTCTGCATCCGTACCCGCCGCCGCGCCCTCTCCATCCGTGCCCACTGCATCCGTCCCCGCTGCGGCCTCTGCCTCCGTGACCGCTGCCGCGCCCCGGCTCGTACGTATCCGCGGCTGGATCCTTCGGCCCGCGAGGTACCGTATGCGGGCGAGTGCGGTGCGCCTGGGCCTCAGAGGGTGTTGAGAAATGTCAACTTGGCCGAAGCCGACGGAGCATGAGACCCGACATCGCAAGATGGATCCATGCTTCGCTACTCTCCGGCAGGCCCTCGTAGTCCTTGCTCAAACGGCGGCAGC
This genomic interval from Longimicrobium sp. contains the following:
- a CDS encoding PEGA domain-containing protein, yielding MFNRFALRTAAGITLLASAACGTIINGSKQNVSFSSTPSGATVFVDNQQMGVTPVSLSLSRKDHHDVRLTLPGYQPYEMKLTRGISGWVFGNILFGGIPGLAIDAITGGLYKLSPDDVQATLVSGTAMRTGDGLVVLVVLSADPSWEKIGQLEPVAGF